One window from the genome of Cryptomeria japonica chromosome 6, Sugi_1.0, whole genome shotgun sequence encodes:
- the LOC131070711 gene encoding WAT1-related protein At1g21890, translating into MEEYKIYIGQILVQAGLAGMYIIVRIAFDNGMNRYVYLAYRQAVATLVMAPIAYFLERNERPPLTCTIFWQIFLLALAGISVSQNLFFIGLAYTSATFAAAISNLLPIFTSVMTIAFRYEKVDIRTKRGQAKIIGTVICVGGAMIMTLYKGSTIVLTKTLLLKLSTWFLGAASLFVCLLFLSAYLTLQVPVLKEYPAKKSFLALVFLLATLQSTVMALIFEPNISSWKINWDMDLLSIVYSALLGSVFTFFVQTYSIKEKGPIFPVLFYPLSTIIVAVLELTIFHSNLHLGSVVGGVLTIAGLYIALWGKGNDKEETKPLEETRPLEDGVEDGCTNSIEDCTVEIQQPC; encoded by the exons ATGGAAGAATACAAAATCTATATAGGTCAAATTTTAGTTCAGGCTGGACTTGCAGGCATGTATATCATAGTTAGAATTGCTTTTGACAATGGGATGAACCGTTACGTATATCTAGCTTATAGACAAGCTGTTGCTACGCTTGTAATGGCACCTATTGCTTATTTTTTAGAAAG AAACGAGCGTCCCCCACTGACTTGTACTATATTCTGGCAGATCTTTCTTCTTGCCCTTGCTGG GATTAGTGTGAGCCAGAATCTATTTTTCATCGGCTTGGCATACACTTCGGCCACCTTTGCAGCTGCAATCTCAAACCTTCTTCCTATTTTCACATCTGTGATGACCATTGCTTTTCG ATACGAGAAAGTTGACATCAGAACTAAGCGTGGACAAGCAAAAATTATAGGGACTGTTATATGTGTGGGAGGGGCTATGATTATGACATTATACAAAGGCTCTACGATTGTTCTTACTAAGACGCTTCTCCTAAAACTGAGTACATGGTTTCTGGGTGCAGCGTCCTTGTTCGTTTGCTTGCTTTTTTTGTCAGCATACCTTACTTTGCAG GTCCCAGTTTTGAAGGAGTATCCCGCTAAAAAATCATTCCTAGCATTGGTATTCTTATTAGCCACACTCCAGAGCACAGTAATGGCCTTAATATTTGAGCCAAACATCTCTTCCTGGAAAATAAACTGGGACATGGACCTTCTCAGCATTGTATATTCG GCACTATTGGGTTCAGTATTTACATTCTTTGTGCAAACCTACAGTATCAAGGAAAAAGGACCTATCTTTCCAGTACTCTTCTATCCATTATCTACAATTATAGTTGCAGTCTTGGAGCTGACTATCTTTCATTCGAACCTTCATCTGGGAAG CGTGGTAGGAGGAGTTTTGACAATTGCAGGACTTTACATTGCCCTGTGGGGAAAAGGAAACGATAAAGAAGAAACAAAGCCATTAGAAGAAACAAGGCCATTGGAAGATGGGGTGGAAGATGGATGTACTAACAGCATTGAAGATTGTACAGTTGAAATTCAGCAGCCTtgttaa